In a single window of the Methylophaga frappieri genome:
- a CDS encoding beta-ketoacyl-ACP synthase III, whose translation MTYSRIIGTGSYLPENILTNTDLEQRVDTSDQWIRERTGIIKRHIAADDETTTDLATQAARKAIEAAGIATDSIDLIIVATTTPTRIFPSTAALVQHELGIQGCPAFDIQAVCTGFVYALTVADQFIRNGSAQNVLVIGAETLSRIVDWTDRNTCVLFGDGAGAVVMQASETPGVLATHIHCDGSYNQLLHVPTGPGAVVSEDAAYIDMQGNEVFKVAVKTLSSIVDETLAASQLEKQDIDWLVPHQANIRIIAATARKLNMPMEKVVVTVDQHGNTSAASIPLALDTAVRDGRIRRGETLLLEAFGGGFTWGSALIQF comes from the coding sequence GTGACCTATTCTCGAATCATTGGTACAGGTAGTTATTTACCAGAAAACATTCTGACCAATACAGATTTGGAACAGCGTGTTGATACCAGTGACCAATGGATTCGTGAGCGGACAGGTATTATCAAACGTCATATTGCGGCTGATGATGAAACAACCACCGATTTGGCGACCCAAGCTGCGCGGAAAGCAATTGAAGCGGCTGGTATTGCGACTGACAGTATTGATTTGATTATCGTCGCCACAACAACACCAACCCGTATTTTTCCGAGTACTGCTGCATTGGTTCAGCATGAGTTGGGTATTCAGGGTTGTCCGGCATTTGATATTCAGGCAGTGTGCACCGGATTTGTATACGCACTGACGGTCGCAGACCAATTTATTCGCAATGGTTCCGCGCAGAATGTGTTGGTTATTGGTGCTGAAACTTTATCTCGAATTGTTGATTGGACCGATAGAAACACCTGCGTTCTGTTTGGTGATGGTGCTGGCGCTGTTGTGATGCAAGCCAGCGAAACGCCAGGCGTATTAGCAACGCATATTCATTGTGATGGCAGTTACAATCAACTTCTTCATGTACCTACGGGTCCTGGTGCTGTGGTCAGTGAGGATGCCGCCTATATTGATATGCAGGGTAACGAAGTATTCAAGGTTGCCGTGAAAACCCTGAGCAGTATTGTTGATGAGACCCTTGCTGCTAGTCAGCTTGAAAAACAGGATATTGATTGGTTGGTACCACATCAAGCAAATATTCGGATTATTGCTGCGACAGCGAGAAAGCTGAATATGCCGATGGAAAAAGTCGTGGTGACGGTAGATCAGCATGGCAATACGTCAGCGGCTTCTATCCCGTTGGCACTGGACACAGCAGTGCGTGATGGTCGTATTCGACGCGGTGAAACCTTGCTTCTGGAAGCGTTTGGTGGCGGTTTCACCTGGGGCTCAGCCTTAATTCAGTTTTAA
- the fabD gene encoding ACP S-malonyltransferase has translation MQAAFVFPGQGSQSIGMLSNLAENFSCVTETFAEASSVLGYDLWQLVSNGPEADLNQTYRTQPAMLAAGIASWRVWQQQANFQPHYLAGHSLGEYTALVASDALNFQDAIKLVAQRGELMQQAVPEGEGAMAAILGLDDAVVMKICDEASQIGVVEAVNFNSPGQIVIAGRAEAVQQAITLASDAGAKRALLLPVSVPSHCALMRPAADKLALALSEVEITLPTVPVIHNTTARQAADASEIRELLARQLYSPVRWVESVQFLADQGVDTLVECGPGKVLAGLAKRIDKTLVAQPLFDTTSLEKTRQLVG, from the coding sequence ATGCAAGCTGCTTTTGTTTTTCCAGGCCAAGGCTCACAATCTATTGGTATGTTGTCAAATCTGGCTGAAAACTTTTCCTGTGTGACAGAAACGTTTGCAGAGGCCTCATCGGTGCTGGGGTACGATCTGTGGCAGTTAGTCAGCAATGGACCCGAAGCGGATCTTAACCAGACATATCGGACCCAACCAGCGATGCTCGCAGCAGGCATTGCCTCATGGCGTGTTTGGCAACAACAGGCTAATTTTCAACCGCACTATTTAGCGGGGCATAGTCTGGGAGAATATACTGCGCTGGTCGCTTCGGATGCCCTTAACTTTCAAGATGCCATCAAGCTGGTCGCTCAGCGTGGAGAACTAATGCAACAAGCCGTGCCCGAAGGCGAGGGCGCCATGGCTGCCATACTTGGATTAGATGATGCGGTTGTGATGAAAATTTGTGATGAGGCAAGTCAGATTGGTGTTGTCGAAGCGGTTAATTTTAACTCGCCAGGGCAGATCGTTATTGCCGGTCGTGCTGAAGCGGTGCAACAGGCCATTACACTTGCCTCCGATGCTGGGGCTAAACGTGCCTTGTTACTGCCAGTGAGCGTGCCATCGCACTGTGCATTGATGCGACCAGCAGCCGATAAACTGGCATTAGCATTAAGTGAGGTTGAGATTACGTTGCCTACTGTTCCCGTGATTCACAATACGACGGCAAGACAAGCTGCTGATGCATCAGAAATACGTGAGCTATTGGCTCGTCAACTATACAGCCCCGTACGCTGGGTTGAATCAGTGCAGTTTTTGGCTGACCAAGGCGTCGATACACTGGTTGAGTGTGGTCCCGGGAAGGTCTTGGCAGGCCTGGCAAAACGAATTGATAAAACATTGGTTGCGCAACCTTTATTTGATACAACAAGCCTTGAAAAAACCAGACAGTTAGTGGGGTAA
- the fabG gene encoding 3-oxoacyl-ACP reductase FabG has protein sequence MNLTGKTALVTGATRGIGKAIALQLGEQGAVVIGTATSTRGAEAISTFLKEAGIKGSGMVLDVTDADAIEAVISQIEAEFAAPDILVNNAGITRDTLLMRMKDEDWDAIMQTNLKPIYQLSKRCLRAMTKARWGRIVNITSVVGAMGNAGQTNYAAAKAGVIGFSKSLARETGARGVTVNCVAPGFIDTDMTRDLPEAHKTALLENVPVKRLGEADEIAAAVAFLAGPLAGYITGETLHVNGGMYMN, from the coding sequence ATGAATTTAACGGGAAAAACGGCGTTAGTAACTGGCGCAACACGTGGTATTGGCAAAGCCATTGCGTTGCAATTAGGTGAGCAAGGTGCCGTTGTAATTGGTACGGCAACGTCAACGCGTGGTGCCGAGGCAATTTCTACATTCTTGAAAGAGGCTGGCATAAAAGGCTCGGGAATGGTTTTAGATGTTACCGATGCCGATGCGATTGAAGCTGTGATCAGTCAAATTGAAGCTGAGTTCGCCGCCCCAGATATTTTAGTGAATAACGCCGGTATCACACGAGATACCTTATTAATGCGCATGAAAGATGAAGATTGGGATGCCATTATGCAAACCAATCTGAAACCAATCTATCAGCTGAGTAAGCGCTGTCTGCGTGCAATGACTAAAGCGCGTTGGGGACGTATTGTCAATATCACTTCTGTTGTTGGCGCGATGGGTAATGCAGGACAAACTAATTATGCTGCCGCGAAAGCCGGTGTGATTGGTTTTAGTAAATCCTTAGCACGAGAGACAGGGGCACGCGGTGTCACGGTCAATTGTGTTGCGCCGGGCTTTATTGATACGGATATGACCCGGGATCTGCCAGAAGCGCATAAAACGGCTTTGCTTGAAAATGTACCAGTTAAAAGATTAGGCGAAGCTGATGAAATTGCGGCAGCGGTAGCTTTTTTGGCGGGCCCATTGGCCGGTTATATTACGGGTGAGACGCTGCACGTCAATGGCGGAATGTATATGAATTAA
- the acpP gene encoding acyl carrier protein: MSDIEARVREIVVEQLGVNAEEVTADASFIDDLGADSLDTVELVMALEEAFECEIPDEEAEKITTVKEAVAYINSVQS; the protein is encoded by the coding sequence ATGAGTGATATCGAAGCTCGCGTACGAGAAATCGTTGTCGAACAGCTGGGTGTGAATGCAGAAGAAGTGACTGCAGATGCCTCTTTTATCGACGATTTGGGCGCAGACTCACTGGATACGGTAGAACTGGTTATGGCGCTGGAAGAAGCGTTTGAGTGTGAAATTCCAGACGAAGAAGCTGAGAAAATCACCACAGTTAAAGAAGCCGTTGCTTATATTAATTCTGTTCAGTCTTAA
- the fabF gene encoding beta-ketoacyl-ACP synthase II encodes MSKRRVVVTGLGAVTPVGLSVSESWTNILAGQSGVNEITAFDVSDFSVRFGASVKNFDVETVMSRKDAKKMDTFIHYGIAAAVEAINDAGLTVTEENAERIGVAIGSGIGGLPGIEAGYDSFLKGGPRKISPFFVPSNIINMISGNLSIMYGMKGPNTAIVTACSTGTHSISAAGRMIQYGDADVMIAGGAEMATSPTGLGGFAAARALSTRNDDPTAASRPWDKDRDGFVLGDGAGVLVLEEYDHAVKRGATIYAELAGSGMSSDAYHMTMPSQGGEGASRCMRNALQDAGLNSDQVDYINAHGTSTPAGDVAETMAIKLALGESAKSVAVSSTKSMIGHLLGAAGGVEAVFSVLAIRDQVAPPTINLNNPDAECDLDYVPHTAREMPIDVAMSNSFGFGGTNGTIIFRKLS; translated from the coding sequence ATGTCTAAAAGACGTGTTGTCGTGACTGGCCTTGGTGCCGTAACGCCAGTGGGCTTGTCGGTTAGCGAAAGTTGGACGAATATTTTGGCAGGCCAAAGCGGTGTTAATGAAATTACGGCTTTTGATGTCAGTGATTTTTCAGTCCGCTTTGGTGCCAGCGTCAAAAACTTTGACGTTGAAACCGTCATGTCCCGTAAAGATGCCAAGAAAATGGATACTTTTATTCATTATGGCATTGCGGCTGCTGTGGAAGCGATTAACGATGCCGGTCTGACGGTAACCGAAGAAAATGCGGAGCGGATTGGGGTTGCGATCGGTTCGGGTATTGGTGGTTTGCCTGGCATCGAAGCAGGTTATGACAGTTTCCTCAAAGGTGGTCCCCGAAAAATTTCTCCGTTCTTTGTGCCGAGTAACATTATCAATATGATTTCGGGCAACCTGTCCATCATGTATGGCATGAAAGGGCCGAACACAGCGATTGTAACGGCCTGTTCAACGGGTACGCACAGTATTTCAGCTGCAGGCAGAATGATTCAATACGGTGATGCCGATGTCATGATTGCCGGTGGTGCCGAAATGGCTACCTCACCTACAGGTTTGGGTGGTTTTGCCGCTGCGCGTGCTTTATCTACGCGTAATGATGATCCGACAGCAGCCAGTCGCCCTTGGGACAAAGATCGTGATGGTTTTGTACTCGGTGATGGTGCGGGTGTGTTAGTGCTTGAAGAGTACGACCATGCCGTTAAACGGGGTGCGACTATTTATGCCGAATTGGCGGGTAGTGGCATGAGCAGTGATGCTTATCATATGACCATGCCTTCGCAAGGTGGCGAGGGGGCATCTCGTTGCATGCGTAATGCTTTACAAGATGCGGGTCTTAATAGCGATCAAGTTGATTATATCAATGCCCATGGTACGTCAACGCCCGCGGGTGATGTCGCTGAAACGATGGCGATTAAATTAGCATTAGGGGAGTCGGCTAAAAGTGTCGCAGTAAGTTCAACCAAGTCGATGATTGGTCATCTCTTAGGCGCTGCCGGTGGCGTTGAAGCGGTATTTAGCGTTTTAGCCATAAGAGATCAAGTTGCGCCACCAACCATTAACCTGAATAACCCGGATGCGGAATGCGATTTGGATTATGTGCCGCATACGGCGCGAGAAATGCCTATTGATGTCGCAATGTCTAATTCATTTGGCTTTGGTGGGACCAACGGTACTATTATTTTTCGGAAACTAAGCTGA
- the pabC gene encoding aminodeoxychorismate lyase codes for MRLLNGQPSEHIDSRDRGLQYGDGLFETIAVRAGKMPFLEAHLQRLQKGLTALKINFNESDMALLRQEIDLVTQSGEASDLIVKVMISRGITERGYGYPEDLSANRIISSSAMPEWPERSTNGITVRFCHHALSENPVLAGLKHLNRLDQVLARSEWRDIAIAEGLMHDQSGFLIEGTMSNLFVIQDGIIATPDVSHCGVAGVMRAHLMQLATQLGWTVQVKPITPDELLHADECFVCNSIIGIWPIHHVSETDTYWQVGPMTKQLQTLLGQTIIAS; via the coding sequence ATGAGACTGCTTAACGGTCAGCCCTCTGAGCACATTGATAGTCGTGACAGAGGGTTGCAGTATGGTGATGGTTTGTTTGAAACCATTGCTGTTCGAGCAGGCAAAATGCCATTTCTTGAGGCACACCTACAGCGGCTACAAAAAGGGCTAACGGCGCTTAAAATTAATTTCAATGAATCTGATATGGCGCTACTGCGTCAGGAAATTGATTTGGTTACTCAGTCTGGCGAAGCATCGGATTTAATCGTTAAAGTTATGATTAGTCGCGGCATTACAGAGCGCGGTTATGGTTATCCTGAGGATCTGTCTGCAAACCGTATTATCAGCAGTTCCGCTATGCCGGAATGGCCAGAGCGAAGTACTAACGGGATCACAGTCCGATTTTGCCACCATGCTTTATCTGAAAACCCTGTCTTGGCCGGCTTAAAACATTTAAACCGTTTAGATCAGGTTTTAGCACGCAGCGAATGGCGTGATATCGCTATTGCCGAGGGATTGATGCATGATCAGTCCGGCTTCCTGATTGAAGGCACGATGAGTAATCTGTTTGTCATCCAGGATGGCATTATCGCCACACCTGACGTGTCGCACTGCGGTGTTGCGGGCGTTATGCGAGCGCATTTAATGCAGTTGGCAACACAACTGGGTTGGACTGTCCAGGTTAAACCCATCACACCAGATGAGTTGTTGCACGCGGATGAATGCTTTGTTTGTAACAGTATTATCGGCATTTGGCCGATTCATCATGTTTCAGAAACCGACACTTATTGGCAGGTAGGGCCGATGACAAAGCAATTGCAGACCTTGCTTGGGCAAACGATAATAGCCTCATGA
- the mltG gene encoding endolytic transglycosylase MltG has protein sequence MKLPVSVKIFSVIFVLAIPAFIVWNEYQRFVQTPLDLDDSQLFQINKGDNLSRVSQRLFQQGLSATPSLYLDLYGRWQGVAGKIQAGEYEITSGMTMPALLDKFVSGHVMQYRITVIEGMTAQQLLIKVREHPKITTVDPAMTLEAMLHEIDAQQSHPEGWFLPETYQFTAGTTDIEFLNRAYQKMQTVLDSAWQSRHDDLPYSTPYEVLIMASIIEKETGIAEERPEIAGVFVRRLNKGMRLQTDPTVIYGMGELYDGNIRRQDLRTDTPYNTYTRHGLPPTPICLPSEAAIEAALNPAQGDYLYFVATGEDGRHQFSTNLDDHNRAVRKYQLKQ, from the coding sequence ATGAAACTGCCAGTCTCCGTCAAAATCTTCTCGGTAATATTTGTTTTGGCTATTCCCGCTTTTATTGTCTGGAATGAGTATCAACGTTTTGTCCAAACACCTCTTGATCTCGATGATTCGCAACTGTTTCAAATCAATAAAGGCGATAATCTCAGCAGAGTCAGCCAACGATTATTTCAACAAGGGCTGAGCGCCACGCCCAGTTTATATTTGGATTTGTATGGCCGTTGGCAAGGTGTTGCCGGTAAGATTCAGGCGGGAGAGTATGAAATTACCTCCGGCATGACGATGCCAGCGCTATTGGATAAGTTTGTCAGTGGTCACGTCATGCAATATCGCATTACGGTCATTGAGGGGATGACAGCCCAGCAACTATTAATCAAAGTGCGTGAGCATCCGAAAATTACGACTGTCGATCCGGCCATGACACTCGAGGCGATGCTGCATGAAATTGATGCGCAACAATCACATCCCGAAGGGTGGTTTTTACCGGAAACCTACCAGTTTACTGCTGGGACGACTGATATTGAATTTCTTAATCGTGCCTACCAAAAGATGCAGACTGTTTTAGATTCGGCCTGGCAATCACGGCATGACGATTTGCCATATAGCACGCCCTATGAGGTCTTGATTATGGCGTCGATTATAGAAAAAGAAACCGGTATCGCCGAGGAACGGCCTGAAATTGCTGGTGTGTTCGTTCGTCGTTTAAATAAAGGCATGCGATTGCAAACCGATCCGACCGTGATTTATGGCATGGGCGAGTTGTATGACGGCAATATTCGGCGTCAGGATTTGCGTACCGACACGCCTTATAACACCTATACACGTCATGGTTTGCCGCCGACACCGATTTGCCTGCCCAGTGAAGCGGCGATTGAAGCGGCTTTAAATCCAGCACAAGGCGATTACCTTTATTTTGTCGCCACGGGTGAAGACGGGCGGCACCAATTTTCGACTAATCTCGATGATCATAATCGCGCTGTCAGAAAGTATCAGTTAAAACAATGA
- the tmk gene encoding dTMP kinase: MTGKFISLEGIEGAGKSTQMAFIADYLRQHQLTVVETREPGGTPLSEEIRAVLLSPREETMADDTELLLMFAARVQHVQQKILPALAAGKWVLSDRFLDATFAYQGGGRGVSAERIQALSEWSLQGVKTDLTLLFDLSVATGQQRVQSRGNARDRFEQQRNAFFEQVRHCYLQRAANEPERIQVIDASQSVPLIQQQLKTCLDKLIRL, from the coding sequence ATGACGGGTAAATTTATCAGTTTGGAAGGCATCGAAGGCGCCGGAAAGTCAACCCAAATGGCGTTTATCGCAGATTACCTGCGCCAGCATCAGCTCACCGTTGTTGAAACACGTGAACCCGGTGGAACGCCGTTAAGTGAAGAAATTCGCGCTGTTCTGTTATCGCCACGCGAAGAAACCATGGCAGATGATACCGAGCTCTTACTGATGTTTGCGGCACGGGTCCAGCATGTACAACAAAAAATCTTACCGGCGCTGGCTGCCGGGAAATGGGTGTTATCGGATCGATTTTTGGATGCGACGTTTGCTTATCAAGGTGGCGGGCGAGGCGTGAGTGCAGAGCGAATCCAGGCATTATCGGAGTGGAGTCTGCAAGGCGTGAAAACAGACTTAACGCTGTTATTTGATTTATCTGTGGCTACCGGCCAACAACGTGTGCAGTCTCGTGGTAATGCGCGAGATCGATTTGAACAGCAGCGTAATGCCTTTTTTGAACAGGTTCGGCATTGCTATTTACAGCGTGCAGCAAATGAACCTGAGCGCATACAGGTTATCGATGCAAGCCAAAGTGTGCCCCTTATTCAGCAGCAGTTAAAAACCTGTCTGGATAAGTTGATCCGGCTGTGA
- the holB gene encoding DNA polymerase III subunit delta', with amino-acid sequence MVYPWHQPLWQDFLKLCQQQRLPHGVLLTGVPGLDLTGFANAAITYLLCHQKDKTMACGRCQSCRLMATSSHPDHQVIAPEEAGKAIKIDQIRSVHEKLALTAHISQWKTLLIAPADKMTINAANSLLKLLEEPPKDSFLILISSQPEQLPITIRSRCQHWHMASPTPDESRQWLQQNGYALSDQQWQLLARIAAYAPLQIKQMLDQNMDEHYAQVVSQYQQIRAGNDNPVHIAANWQQQDLLGILHGLYFYQHQQLMAADNSERLSIEWQLMDCIQATIKLVSSLNNYNKTLLIEDFVVRIRQLSVHDHRIRHTG; translated from the coding sequence ATGGTTTACCCATGGCATCAACCACTCTGGCAAGATTTTCTGAAACTTTGTCAGCAACAACGACTGCCTCATGGTGTGTTATTGACAGGTGTACCGGGGCTGGATTTGACAGGTTTTGCAAATGCCGCCATTACTTATTTGCTCTGTCATCAAAAAGACAAAACAATGGCTTGCGGTCGTTGCCAAAGCTGCCGTTTAATGGCGACAAGTAGCCATCCGGATCATCAAGTGATTGCGCCTGAAGAGGCAGGCAAGGCGATTAAGATTGATCAAATACGGAGCGTCCACGAAAAATTAGCCTTAACCGCCCATATAAGTCAGTGGAAAACATTATTGATCGCTCCTGCAGATAAAATGACGATCAATGCTGCGAACAGCTTGCTGAAGTTGCTTGAAGAGCCGCCTAAAGACAGCTTTTTAATTCTGATCAGCAGTCAACCAGAGCAATTACCGATTACGATTCGTAGTCGTTGTCAACATTGGCATATGGCATCGCCAACGCCTGATGAAAGCCGACAATGGTTGCAACAAAATGGCTATGCTTTATCGGATCAACAATGGCAACTGCTTGCTCGCATCGCCGCTTATGCACCGTTACAAATAAAGCAGATGCTTGATCAAAACATGGATGAACATTACGCGCAGGTAGTGTCACAATATCAACAGATTCGGGCTGGTAATGACAACCCGGTGCATATTGCCGCTAACTGGCAGCAACAGGATCTGCTCGGCATATTGCATGGTCTTTATTTTTATCAACATCAACAGTTAATGGCAGCAGATAATTCAGAACGGTTATCAATCGAATGGCAGCTAATGGATTGTATACAAGCGACAATAAAGCTAGTATCTTCACTAAATAATTACAATAAAACCTTGTTAATTGAGGATTTTGTTGTTCGCATCAGGCAGTTATCTGTCCATGACCATCGGATCCGGCACACAGGCTGA
- a CDS encoding PilZ domain-containing protein, with product MSSNPRKGILSLKISDQNMLYHSYMPFLKNGGLFIPTNKSYALGEEVFILLNLMDEPEKIPVAGNIVWLTPNGAQGNHAAGIGVHFSDIDGSAAVVRGKIENYLVDKLKSDKATYTM from the coding sequence ATGAGTTCAAACCCGAGAAAAGGCATTTTATCTTTAAAAATCAGCGATCAGAATATGCTGTATCACTCGTATATGCCATTTCTGAAAAATGGCGGGCTGTTTATTCCAACCAATAAGTCTTACGCCTTGGGCGAAGAGGTTTTTATTCTTCTTAATCTGATGGATGAACCAGAAAAAATTCCTGTCGCGGGTAATATTGTCTGGTTAACGCCCAACGGTGCTCAAGGGAATCACGCCGCCGGTATCGGTGTGCATTTCAGTGATATCGATGGCAGTGCAGCAGTTGTTCGAGGCAAAATCGAAAATTATCTGGTGGATAAGCTCAAGTCTGATAAAGCTACCTACACGATGTAA
- a CDS encoding TatD family hydrolase, which yields MFVDSHCHLNLLQDEPGGIEALVAEATARKIEHMLCIAIDKASCQSVYDIAKAYPHISASVGIHPNVDAAEQFTIEELVEAASDNKIIAIGETGLDYFRSEGDLAWQRERFRIHIEAAKQTKKPLIIHTREAREDTMTMLEQHQARDAGGIIHCFTENWETAKRALDIGFYISLSGIVTFKSARELQDVAKKLPADRILIETDSPYLAPVPHRGKTNKPAFVTHVAEFLAELRQEPLEQIAQQTTDNFYRLFPTARAA from the coding sequence ATGTTTGTTGATTCACACTGTCACCTCAACTTATTACAAGATGAGCCAGGCGGCATTGAGGCCCTGGTTGCGGAAGCCACAGCAAGAAAAATTGAACATATGCTTTGTATCGCTATCGACAAGGCGAGTTGTCAGTCTGTCTATGACATTGCTAAGGCTTATCCCCATATTTCTGCCAGTGTCGGGATTCATCCCAATGTAGATGCTGCAGAACAATTCACCATTGAAGAGTTAGTTGAGGCTGCAAGCGACAATAAAATTATTGCGATTGGTGAAACGGGCCTGGATTATTTTCGCAGCGAGGGTGATTTAGCGTGGCAGCGTGAGCGGTTTCGTATTCATATTGAAGCTGCCAAACAAACCAAGAAACCCCTTATCATTCATACACGTGAAGCCCGGGAAGATACGATGACAATGCTTGAGCAGCACCAGGCGCGTGACGCCGGGGGCATCATTCATTGTTTTACCGAAAATTGGGAAACAGCCAAAAGAGCGCTCGATATTGGGTTTTATATTTCTCTATCCGGGATCGTCACCTTTAAAAGCGCTCGAGAACTTCAAGACGTGGCAAAAAAACTCCCGGCTGATCGGATTTTGATAGAAACCGATTCACCTTATCTTGCGCCAGTGCCGCACCGTGGTAAAACCAATAAACCAGCGTTTGTTACCCATGTTGCCGAGTTTTTGGCAGAACTGCGTCAAGAACCGTTAGAGCAAATTGCCCAACAGACAACCGACAACTTTTATCGGTTATTTCCTACGGCGCGCGCTGCATAA
- a CDS encoding arylesterase: MKNHIKTMAFTVVLICFITGCDKVHPLVPLDSDDVILAFGDSLTFGSGASLSESYPARLDSLLDQKVINAGVPGEISGEGRSRLPALIEDIQPALVILCHGGNDLLRKLSKQQAKRNLIAMIEMIQQSGADVVLIAVPEPGMLLSPPDLYAELAETYDLNIETTVLSDVLANRALKSDPIHPNAQGYQMIADAISDILVDAGAVSLIDN, translated from the coding sequence ATGAAAAATCACATTAAAACAATGGCTTTTACGGTTGTTTTAATCTGTTTTATTACAGGGTGCGATAAGGTTCACCCCCTAGTACCACTTGATTCAGATGATGTAATACTCGCCTTTGGGGATAGTTTGACTTTCGGCAGTGGTGCCAGCTTGAGTGAAAGTTATCCTGCTCGGCTTGATAGCTTATTGGATCAAAAAGTTATCAATGCAGGCGTGCCGGGAGAGATAAGCGGTGAGGGACGTTCACGGCTACCGGCCTTGATTGAGGATATTCAGCCGGCTTTAGTGATTTTATGTCACGGTGGGAATGATTTACTGCGTAAGCTGAGCAAACAGCAAGCCAAACGCAATCTTATCGCCATGATAGAAATGATTCAGCAGAGCGGGGCGGATGTGGTGTTAATTGCGGTTCCAGAGCCTGGTATGTTGCTATCGCCGCCGGATTTGTATGCTGAATTAGCCGAAACGTATGATTTAAATATCGAAACCACGGTATTGTCAGATGTGCTCGCAAACCGAGCGTTAAAATCAGATCCCATCCACCCCAATGCACAAGGCTATCAAATGATAGCCGATGCCATCAGCGACATTTTGGTTGATGCGGGCGCGGTATCCTTAATCGACAATTAA